Proteins encoded by one window of Chondromyces crocatus:
- a CDS encoding glycoside hydrolase family 5 protein, whose amino-acid sequence MKQFASFALALALCACAAGTQPGSASESTSSSSSGGPGSGGSGGEGGAGGGQGGSGGMDEPVPLPALPLRTSGRWILDANGQRFKLASVSWYGAEEMDYVPAGLERAHRSAIAKQVRTMGFNSVRLPWSNEMFELNPVVSDGVIAANPDLEGRRALEVFDAVIEALAHEGLVVILDNHVSDADWCCSDTDGNGLWYTNGYPEASWLADWRGMVTRYRNQPAVVAAELRNEPRPANGVTPVWGGGDPATDWHAAAERGGNAVLGVDPDLLIVVQGLNYGADLSGPYTLPIQLAVENRLVYAAHDYAWFHNGLASYQDLKATLGDAWGYLLVQNQPYTAPVWVSEFGTCHTSATCVTDTTGQGFWFSSIRQYLIEADIDWAYWALNGTQARGTGRTFGAEETYGVLDTSWSAPASAALHGALEAIIPVTQEP is encoded by the coding sequence ATGAAGCAGTTTGCGTCCTTTGCTCTGGCTCTCGCGCTGTGTGCCTGCGCAGCAGGGACCCAGCCCGGGAGTGCCTCGGAGTCGACCTCCAGCAGCAGCTCGGGCGGCCCGGGCAGTGGAGGGAGCGGCGGTGAGGGAGGTGCCGGCGGCGGTCAAGGAGGGAGCGGGGGGATGGACGAGCCCGTGCCGCTCCCCGCGCTGCCTCTGCGCACCAGCGGGCGCTGGATCCTCGACGCCAACGGGCAGCGGTTCAAGCTGGCCAGCGTGAGCTGGTACGGGGCCGAGGAGATGGACTACGTGCCCGCGGGGCTGGAGCGCGCGCACCGCAGCGCGATCGCGAAGCAGGTGCGGACGATGGGGTTCAACTCCGTGCGGCTCCCGTGGTCGAACGAGATGTTCGAGCTGAACCCGGTGGTGAGCGACGGGGTGATCGCGGCGAACCCCGATCTCGAGGGGCGGCGCGCGCTGGAGGTGTTCGACGCGGTCATCGAGGCGCTGGCGCACGAGGGGCTGGTCGTGATCCTGGACAACCACGTGAGCGACGCAGACTGGTGCTGCAGCGACACGGACGGGAACGGGCTCTGGTACACGAACGGTTACCCGGAGGCGAGCTGGCTCGCCGACTGGCGGGGCATGGTCACGCGGTACCGGAACCAGCCGGCGGTGGTGGCCGCGGAGCTGCGCAACGAGCCTCGGCCTGCGAACGGGGTGACGCCGGTCTGGGGTGGGGGTGATCCAGCGACCGACTGGCATGCAGCCGCAGAGCGGGGCGGGAACGCGGTGCTCGGCGTCGACCCGGACCTCCTGATCGTGGTGCAAGGGCTGAACTACGGGGCCGATCTGAGCGGTCCGTACACCCTCCCCATCCAGCTCGCCGTCGAGAATCGGCTCGTGTATGCGGCCCACGACTACGCCTGGTTCCACAATGGCCTCGCCAGCTACCAGGATCTGAAGGCGACGCTCGGCGACGCCTGGGGCTACCTGCTGGTGCAGAACCAGCCCTACACGGCGCCCGTGTGGGTGAGTGAGTTCGGGACGTGCCACACCAGCGCGACTTGCGTGACCGACACGACGGGTCAGGGGTTCTGGTTCTCGTCGATCCGGCAGTACCTGATCGAAGCCGACATCGACTGGGCGTACTGGGCGCTCAACGGGACCCAGGCGCGAGGGACGGGGCGGACGTTCGGCGCCGAGGAGACCTACGGGGTGCTCGACACGTCCTGGAGTGCGCCCGCGAGCGCAGCGCTGCACGGCGCGCTGGAGGCGATCATCCCCGTGACCCAGGAGCCCTGA